The following are encoded together in the Echinicola jeungdonensis genome:
- a CDS encoding DUF1593 domain-containing protein yields MNKQFVIIGLLFLVFTGGALAQDNNAKTRVIVTSDAEIDDQCSLVRFLLYANEWDVEGIISSSSQYHSHGHRWAGDDWADPYLEAYGQVYPNLIKHDPDYPTPEYLRKRTVLGNVKVEGEMEEKTAGSELIVKALLDETDDRPIWLQAWGGTNTIARALKTIEEEYPDKMEYIANKLRFFFIWEQDSTYQSYIRPHWGKYNILTIISDQFWAIAYQWDKIIPDKKIDYFKVDWMKSNILENHGPLCSLYMAYQGGDDNEGWGAGNPKQKGSFRSEGDSPAFIHTIPTGLRNMESPDYGGWGGRYVNVRDNTYLDSVPVSGYEYPEGRWYTGSAWGRMYMREQYPENQDLMREYFKPMTRWMDALQNDFAARADWCVKSFEEANHPPVVRLNHAENLVSKPGKELQLSAEGTFDPDDDQLFYQWWYYKEASSFNREINIENADQQKAFFKVPGNAETGAKIHVICEVKDNGTPQLTRYRRVIITVD; encoded by the coding sequence ATGAATAAGCAATTTGTAATAATAGGTCTCTTATTTCTGGTTTTTACAGGAGGAGCACTTGCTCAGGACAACAATGCAAAAACCCGGGTCATCGTCACTTCAGATGCCGAAATAGACGATCAATGTTCTCTGGTTAGGTTCTTATTGTATGCCAACGAATGGGATGTTGAAGGGATTATTTCTTCGAGTTCGCAGTACCACTCGCATGGGCACCGTTGGGCTGGTGATGACTGGGCAGATCCTTATCTGGAAGCTTATGGGCAGGTCTATCCGAATCTAATTAAACACGATCCCGATTATCCCACGCCTGAATACCTTCGGAAGCGGACAGTCTTGGGGAATGTAAAGGTTGAAGGGGAAATGGAAGAGAAAACGGCAGGCTCTGAATTAATCGTAAAAGCTTTATTGGACGAAACAGATGATCGTCCAATTTGGCTACAGGCATGGGGAGGCACAAATACAATTGCCAGGGCTTTAAAAACCATAGAGGAAGAATACCCTGACAAGATGGAATATATTGCCAATAAACTCCGGTTCTTTTTCATTTGGGAACAGGATTCGACCTACCAATCATATATCCGTCCACATTGGGGCAAATACAATATTTTGACCATAATAAGTGACCAATTCTGGGCAATCGCTTACCAATGGGATAAAATCATACCCGACAAAAAAATCGACTACTTTAAAGTTGATTGGATGAAATCTAATATCCTTGAAAACCATGGGCCACTTTGCTCTCTATATATGGCATACCAAGGTGGGGATGATAATGAAGGATGGGGGGCAGGCAATCCTAAACAGAAGGGCTCTTTCCGTTCAGAAGGAGATTCACCTGCATTTATCCATACCATCCCTACTGGATTGCGAAATATGGAATCGCCCGACTATGGTGGTTGGGGCGGTCGTTATGTGAACGTTCGCGACAATACTTATCTCGATTCTGTGCCTGTTTCAGGTTATGAGTATCCAGAAGGCAGATGGTACACCGGTTCTGCATGGGGAAGAATGTATATGCGGGAACAGTATCCGGAGAATCAGGATTTAATGAGGGAATATTTCAAACCGATGACCAGATGGATGGACGCATTACAAAATGATTTTGCTGCCCGTGCCGATTGGTGTGTAAAATCCTTTGAGGAGGCCAACCACCCTCCTGTAGTAAGGTTAAACCATGCCGAAAATTTAGTTTCTAAACCCGGAAAAGAGTTGCAATTAAGTGCGGAAGGTACTTTTGACCCCGACGATGATCAGCTTTTTTATCAATGGTGGTATTACAAGGAGGCCAGCAGTTTTAATAGAGAAATTAATATTGAAAATGCCGACCAACAGAAGGCATTCTTTAAAGTCCCAGGAAATGCCGAAACTGGAGCGAAAATTCATGTGATTTGCGAGGTGAAGGACAATGGGACACCCCAATTGACCCGGTATCGCCGGGTAATTATTACAGTAGATTGA
- a CDS encoding pectate lyase family protein has product MKKLLSLALQVLALQILFISEIHAQQLAFPTAEGYGKYAKGGRGGVVYEVTNLNDSGEGSLRAAVEAEGPRTVIFRVSGNIELESPINIKNPYITIAGQTAPGDGICLKNHPLGIDADHVIVRYIRVRPGDVSGKDYDAVSSRYTNHIILDHISASWSIDECMSIYHCDSITVQWSLISESLSGSNHAKGSHGFGGIWGSNHGTYHHNLLAHHTSRNPRMASGSGYTDYRNNVIYNWGYNSCYGGEKQQVGNDKFNFSTFNIVNNYYKPGPATKPGEVAYRIANPSYRSETDFGKWYIADNMMEGNVTVSNDNWDGGVQTGISFEKIKLDQPWESMPINEQSAKEAYKLVLEHAGACLPKRDEIDTRIIKETRGGYATFEGDGYKAIAEVTDPSKKTGIIDSQDDVGGWPVLKSAPAPKDTDHDGMPDKWEKKNSLNPNDASDRNKVGEDGYTMLEKYINSIK; this is encoded by the coding sequence ATGAAAAAGCTATTATCACTAGCGCTTCAGGTACTGGCGCTCCAAATCCTGTTCATTTCTGAAATTCATGCCCAACAACTTGCCTTTCCAACAGCCGAAGGCTATGGCAAATACGCCAAGGGAGGTCGGGGCGGTGTGGTATATGAAGTCACCAACCTCAACGATAGCGGGGAAGGCAGCCTGAGGGCTGCTGTGGAGGCGGAAGGGCCCAGAACGGTCATTTTCAGGGTTTCCGGCAATATAGAGCTCGAAAGCCCGATAAATATCAAAAATCCGTATATCACTATCGCAGGACAAACCGCTCCGGGTGATGGGATTTGCCTTAAGAACCATCCCCTTGGTATTGATGCAGACCATGTGATCGTACGGTATATCAGGGTCCGTCCCGGTGATGTGTCCGGAAAAGATTACGATGCGGTATCAAGCAGGTACACCAATCACATTATATTGGATCACATATCAGCAAGCTGGAGTATTGATGAATGCATGTCGATCTATCATTGCGACAGTATTACCGTCCAATGGTCTTTAATTTCTGAAAGTCTGAGCGGATCAAATCATGCTAAGGGTTCTCATGGATTTGGGGGGATATGGGGTTCGAATCATGGAACTTACCACCACAATTTATTAGCACATCATACCAGTCGAAATCCCCGGATGGCATCGGGGTCCGGTTATACCGATTACAGGAATAATGTGATTTATAACTGGGGGTACAACAGCTGTTATGGTGGTGAAAAACAACAGGTTGGAAATGATAAATTTAATTTTTCAACATTTAATATCGTCAACAACTATTACAAACCGGGGCCGGCCACTAAACCTGGAGAAGTAGCTTACAGAATTGCCAACCCAAGCTATAGAAGCGAAACAGATTTTGGAAAATGGTATATAGCTGATAATATGATGGAGGGTAATGTTACTGTTTCAAATGATAATTGGGACGGAGGGGTGCAAACAGGTATCTCCTTTGAAAAGATCAAACTTGACCAACCATGGGAATCAATGCCTATCAATGAACAATCAGCAAAAGAAGCTTATAAACTGGTACTGGAACATGCTGGTGCTTGTTTGCCAAAAAGAGATGAGATAGACACCAGGATCATTAAGGAAACCCGGGGTGGCTATGCAACTTTTGAAGGGGATGGTTACAAAGCTATTGCCGAAGTAACGGATCCTTCTAAGAAAACCGGTATCATTGATTCACAAGACGATGTAGGTGGCTGGCCAGTCCTGAAAAGCGCTCCTGCTCCTAAAGATACCGATCACGACGGCATGCCGGATAAGTGGGAAAAGAAGAACAGCCTGAACCCAAACGATGCATCAGACAGAAATAAGGTGGGAGAAGATGGATACACGATGTTGGAAAAATATATTAACAGTATTAAGTAA
- a CDS encoding AraC family transcriptional regulator, translating into MLIENIPDLFLSNLEKIPEVFIHDFRMTSDIVKSKINLRMNMFSFLQVGKKHVHFGGSSVKVDKSQSLLIKKGNCLWTELLDTEKIYYCKLLFFSEKILKTFLEKHVSKAQNDKKEIPFFTIENDHYITNFLNSLSAINEHPSLLSDDFLSIKFEEIMLYLCCKYGSNFKSYLQSLVVEETSPFKEIVERNVYSNLRLEEIAFLCNMSLSTFKRHFINEYKASPGKWLQEKRLEKAKTLLEQGHSKASDIYLEIGYNNLSNFSSAFKNKFGFSPKDT; encoded by the coding sequence ATGCTCATAGAAAATATACCTGATCTTTTTTTATCCAACCTAGAGAAAATACCAGAGGTATTTATCCATGATTTTAGGATGACCTCTGATATTGTAAAAAGCAAAATCAATCTTAGAATGAATATGTTCAGCTTTTTACAGGTTGGGAAAAAACATGTTCACTTTGGGGGTTCTTCAGTTAAGGTGGACAAGAGCCAGTCCTTGCTGATAAAAAAGGGGAATTGCCTTTGGACTGAATTGCTGGACACGGAAAAAATCTATTATTGTAAACTGCTTTTCTTTTCTGAAAAAATATTGAAAACATTTCTAGAAAAGCATGTGTCCAAAGCCCAAAACGACAAAAAGGAAATTCCTTTTTTCACCATTGAAAATGATCATTATATCACCAATTTTTTAAATTCCCTTAGCGCCATCAACGAGCATCCTTCGCTTCTTTCAGATGATTTTCTTTCCATCAAATTTGAAGAAATCATGCTTTATCTCTGCTGTAAATATGGCAGTAATTTTAAAAGTTATTTACAATCATTGGTGGTAGAGGAAACTTCCCCTTTTAAAGAAATTGTGGAAAGAAATGTTTATTCCAATTTGAGGCTGGAAGAAATAGCTTTCCTATGCAATATGAGCTTATCCACTTTCAAACGTCATTTTATCAATGAATACAAAGCCTCTCCGGGAAAATGGCTGCAGGAAAAAAGACTGGAAAAAGCCAAAACCCTATTGGAACAAGGTCATTCCAAAGCCTCTGACATCTATTTGGAGATAGGATATAACAACCTGTCCAACTTTAGCTCCGCCTTCAAAAACAAGTTCGGTTTTAGCCCAAAAGACACTTAA
- a CDS encoding phytase — protein sequence MRNFLQTLTGALMALVQVSACQAPANNDKAIYTEEVVQPVYVTGKVKHDSDDPAIWVNKSNPAKSLVIGTDKDKDGALYVFDLKGNIIDSLMAKGIQRPNNVDVGYGLKLGDSLVDFAVTGERLTSKLRFYSLPDMKEIHKGGIEIFKGEKGEEYRDLMGIALYHDSKSGKHYVIAGRKNGPTDGTYLWQYEIQNKDGKLSLDLVRKFGQFSGKKEIEAIAVDQKLGYVYYSDEGVGVRKYHAQPEKGNEELALFAQEGFTKDHEGISIYELDSLTGYILVSDQEANQFHVFPREGSENNPHQHKLLTKIKTRTLSSDGSELVSVKLDSTFTKGLFVAMSDDKTFQYYKWEDMAADTLKTIK from the coding sequence ATGAGAAACTTTTTACAAACCCTAACCGGGGCCTTGATGGCCCTAGTCCAGGTAAGTGCATGTCAAGCACCTGCCAATAATGATAAAGCGATTTATACTGAGGAAGTAGTCCAGCCTGTTTATGTGACTGGAAAAGTCAAACATGATTCTGATGACCCAGCCATTTGGGTCAATAAATCCAACCCTGCCAAAAGTTTGGTGATCGGGACCGATAAGGATAAGGATGGTGCCCTTTATGTTTTTGACTTGAAAGGAAACATTATTGATTCCCTGATGGCCAAAGGCATCCAAAGACCCAATAATGTAGATGTGGGATATGGACTGAAGCTTGGGGACAGCTTGGTGGATTTTGCTGTAACTGGTGAGCGGTTGACTTCCAAGTTGAGATTTTATTCCCTTCCCGATATGAAAGAAATCCATAAGGGAGGAATTGAAATTTTTAAAGGAGAAAAAGGGGAGGAATACCGGGATTTAATGGGAATAGCCCTTTACCATGATTCCAAAAGCGGGAAACATTATGTCATTGCGGGAAGAAAAAATGGCCCAACAGATGGTACTTACCTATGGCAATATGAAATCCAAAACAAGGATGGAAAACTATCCCTTGATTTAGTCAGGAAATTTGGTCAGTTCAGTGGGAAAAAAGAAATAGAAGCCATTGCAGTGGACCAAAAATTGGGCTATGTCTATTATTCTGATGAAGGTGTTGGGGTGAGGAAATACCATGCCCAGCCGGAAAAAGGAAATGAGGAATTGGCACTTTTTGCCCAAGAGGGATTTACCAAAGACCATGAAGGCATCAGCATTTATGAATTGGATAGTTTGACAGGGTATATCCTGGTTTCTGATCAGGAAGCCAATCAATTCCATGTGTTCCCACGGGAAGGAAGTGAAAATAATCCGCATCAACACAAACTTTTGACCAAAATCAAAACCCGTACACTCAGCAGTGATGGATCCGAATTGGTCAGTGTGAAGTTGGATTCCACTTTTACCAAGGGACTTTTTGTAGCCATGTCTGATGACAAAACCTTTCAGTATTACAAGTGGGAGGACATGGCTGCTGACACTTTAAAAACAATCAAATAA
- a CDS encoding aldehyde dehydrogenase family protein — translation MANVTKPTFKEQYGNFINGEFIPPVKGEYFDNVSPIDGKVFTKAARSSEEDVNLALDAAHQAFPGWSKTSATDRSNMLLKIAQIMEDNFEYLATLETIDNGKPIRESRAADIPYCIDHFRYFAGVIRADEGTVSEHDKDTVSMVLHEPVGVVGEIIPWNFPLLMLTWKIAPALAAGCTAVVKPAEQTPTSVMCLMELIADVLPKGVLNIVTGFGNETGQALATSDRVAKLSFTGSTDTGRKVLHNAAENVIPVTMELGGKSPNIFLPSVADKDDEFFDKAIEGALMFALNQGEICTSPSRILVHEDIADVFVEKMKKRLKEVKTGNPLDPETMIGSQVSKAQFEKILSYIKIGKEEGATVLAGGEAGNYEGEISDGYYIQPTVLKGDNKMRVFQEEIFGPVVSLTTFSSTEEAIEIANDTSYGLGAGVWSRDAHELYQVPRAIQAGRVWVNQYHTYPAHAPFGGVKESGFGRENHKIALDHYRVVKNMLISYDKSPVGLF, via the coding sequence ATGGCAAATGTAACTAAGCCCACTTTTAAAGAGCAATATGGGAATTTCATCAACGGTGAATTTATCCCTCCAGTAAAAGGCGAGTATTTTGACAATGTCTCCCCAATTGACGGGAAAGTATTTACAAAAGCCGCAAGATCCTCTGAAGAGGATGTTAACCTGGCTTTGGATGCAGCACACCAGGCTTTTCCTGGATGGAGCAAAACTTCAGCAACCGATCGAAGTAATATGTTGTTGAAAATTGCCCAGATAATGGAGGACAATTTTGAGTATTTGGCCACTTTGGAAACCATTGACAATGGAAAACCCATCCGTGAATCCAGAGCTGCAGATATTCCTTATTGCATTGACCATTTCAGGTATTTTGCAGGGGTCATCAGAGCGGATGAAGGAACCGTTTCTGAACACGATAAAGATACGGTCAGTATGGTGCTTCACGAACCTGTTGGAGTTGTGGGAGAAATTATACCTTGGAATTTCCCATTGCTGATGTTGACCTGGAAAATCGCACCGGCTCTGGCAGCAGGCTGTACAGCGGTAGTAAAACCAGCAGAGCAAACCCCAACCAGTGTTATGTGCTTGATGGAGTTGATTGCTGATGTATTGCCAAAAGGTGTATTGAATATTGTTACAGGTTTCGGCAACGAAACAGGTCAGGCTTTGGCCACTTCTGATCGTGTGGCCAAACTATCCTTTACGGGTTCCACAGATACAGGACGAAAAGTACTGCATAATGCTGCAGAAAATGTAATTCCAGTAACCATGGAGCTGGGAGGTAAATCCCCAAATATTTTCCTTCCATCTGTAGCGGACAAAGACGATGAGTTTTTTGATAAGGCTATTGAAGGAGCATTGATGTTTGCATTAAACCAAGGAGAAATCTGCACCTCCCCTTCCCGGATTTTAGTGCATGAGGATATCGCTGATGTTTTTGTCGAAAAAATGAAAAAACGGTTGAAGGAGGTTAAAACCGGAAACCCATTGGACCCTGAGACCATGATCGGCTCACAGGTTTCCAAAGCCCAGTTCGAAAAAATCCTAAGCTACATTAAAATAGGCAAAGAAGAAGGTGCCACTGTCCTTGCTGGTGGGGAAGCTGGAAACTATGAGGGAGAAATTTCTGATGGTTATTATATCCAGCCTACCGTATTGAAAGGCGATAATAAGATGCGCGTATTCCAGGAAGAAATTTTCGGTCCAGTAGTTTCATTGACCACCTTTAGCTCTACTGAGGAAGCCATAGAAATAGCCAATGACACTTCTTATGGCCTTGGCGCAGGAGTTTGGAGTAGAGATGCCCATGAACTTTATCAAGTCCCTCGAGCCATCCAAGCCGGAAGGGTTTGGGTCAACCAATACCATACCTATCCTGCCCATGCACCATTTGGTGGGGTTAAAGAATCAGGATTTGGAAGAGAAAATCATAAAATCGCCCTGGATCACTACCGGGTAGTTAAAAACATGTTGATTTCTTACGACAAATCTCCTGTAGGATTGTTCTAA
- a CDS encoding hybrid sensor histidine kinase/response regulator transcription factor produces the protein MKKLQLNFTVLKYFIAWVCIMTTFLPQVHPKSSTAIERPDSLSSGHTLPSTLRFKNYNMSSGLPAGFVLAISQDQNGLMWFGDEGEGLVSFDGRNFEVFSHDPEDSTSLSSNRIWCIQADAQNNLWIGTDHGLNRKKVDPANYKDNRFEKFFASSQANDLPDNRITDLFLTSNSDLLIGTAKGLCVYREKRIFERIRLGIYDELEIGAICQARSGNIYVGTNQGLFLLDSSYHLLSHWNRISLDKALDISAITEGPNGLIWISAGELYLFDPSTHTFNSINAYLNPKEPFMANDTYRLLTDRRGRVWIGTISSGAFVCSVKGAGYELRDFQDLLAGGFRGDQIRDIYEDRMGFIWVTAKSKGLNVYDSENEGIDLIVPFDAPPSQSSDNSILAIAEDEKGNVYFGSRSSGLASYNSDKRRFKTFSHHPQDKSAISTNRIHTIKVKSEEEILIGTIEGISLFNPAKGTFTNHHTSAVWFLEVDQKGIIWAGTSDGVFYQESINDAQKPLMAKHLEYPKGEWVTVIYLDSMQRLWIGTRDHGLFRHDIKNNHTEWINNVSSNEGIRFTPTQIRSITEDAKGNIWVGTRESGLYMFRNGENNFEPYPYKMFDGSIRGMTVDDLNNLWLVTHRNIFRLGPATGELSKFGKEYGLYGIHTALKTKEGTLLFGGDHRVLSYGPNDQLGKRSPSKVSVKSITRPAGSGKEGEENNYQFSFRKPLTFEFFIDDYASPEENIYTYQLTNIDKDWSQPGQNQRVSYANLSPGHYTFMVKGADASGTWSENVATIDFTVLAPWWLTVWAKIGYLLAAIALGYTTYQILAFRSKKRRELKKLTYEKEQSELLTQHKLRFFTNISHELRTPLTVMIPSAEKISGSQSLSGEELAKHGNIIKRSANALFSLVDELIQFKRIEEGAHKFAPGKTNIGNLSSRIFDDLDPAAEEKNIDYDLKIEDIEKELWIDQKIFEKVLKNLIFNAIKYTPKSGRVQVKISMEKTVPDSLADLRIDVIDNGIGISEVDKVHIFDRFYRTEQGSGFARGTGIGLDLVKNLVALHHGTIDVESDKGKGSHFTVKLPVQKPVHNLMDTEPDIDPTFGSENGFQDDFHEQTEDHILIVEDDAEILSMLQELFSKNHRLTVAKNGLEGMEKALEYPQPNLIISDVLMPEMNGYELCTVIKKNFKTSHIPVLLLTAKSSISDELEGLGSGANAYVTKPFYPKVLIAKVDNLLKNQKLLKKRFAREAQLNPSEIDIPDPDKELLTRCVRIIEENIQDQDFSVENLAREAGLSRTQLFRKLKYLVGVSASELIYSIRLKRASELLKSGKFTVSEVAYETGFSTPSSFSNTFKKHFKVSPREFIENKGEI, from the coding sequence ATGAAAAAACTTCAGTTGAATTTTACAGTGCTTAAATATTTTATTGCCTGGGTTTGTATTATGACCACCTTCCTTCCCCAGGTACATCCAAAATCCAGCACAGCCATCGAACGGCCCGATTCTTTGTCTTCCGGGCATACCCTTCCCAGCACGCTGAGGTTTAAAAATTATAATATGAGTAGTGGTTTGCCTGCCGGGTTTGTTTTAGCAATTTCCCAGGATCAAAACGGCCTGATGTGGTTCGGTGATGAAGGCGAAGGACTGGTTTCCTTCGACGGCCGGAACTTTGAGGTTTTCAGCCATGATCCGGAGGATTCAACCTCTCTATCCAGTAATCGTATTTGGTGCATTCAGGCTGATGCTCAAAATAACCTGTGGATAGGGACGGATCATGGTCTCAACAGGAAAAAAGTTGACCCTGCAAATTATAAGGACAATCGTTTCGAGAAATTTTTTGCATCATCACAAGCCAATGATCTGCCGGATAACAGGATCACTGACCTCTTCCTGACCAGTAATTCAGATCTATTGATCGGTACAGCCAAAGGTCTCTGTGTATATCGTGAAAAGCGGATTTTTGAACGGATCAGGCTGGGAATTTATGATGAGTTGGAGATAGGGGCGATCTGCCAGGCCCGCTCCGGAAACATTTATGTGGGCACCAATCAAGGACTGTTTCTTTTGGACTCAAGTTATCATTTGTTGTCGCACTGGAACAGGATATCTTTAGACAAAGCTTTGGATATCTCTGCCATAACAGAGGGCCCAAACGGGCTTATCTGGATAAGTGCAGGAGAACTCTACCTTTTCGATCCTTCCACTCACACATTCAACTCAATCAATGCCTACCTGAATCCAAAGGAGCCATTTATGGCAAATGATACCTACAGGTTGCTGACCGACAGGCGGGGAAGGGTTTGGATAGGCACCATATCCTCAGGGGCCTTTGTCTGCTCAGTAAAAGGGGCAGGTTATGAATTGAGGGACTTCCAGGATCTTTTAGCAGGAGGGTTTCGGGGAGACCAGATACGTGACATTTACGAAGATCGGATGGGTTTCATTTGGGTTACTGCAAAAAGCAAGGGCCTGAATGTATATGATAGCGAAAATGAGGGAATTGATCTGATTGTACCTTTTGACGCCCCTCCCAGCCAATCCAGCGACAACAGTATTCTGGCCATAGCTGAGGATGAAAAGGGAAATGTCTATTTCGGTTCCAGGTCCTCCGGATTGGCCAGCTATAATTCGGACAAAAGGCGTTTCAAAACCTTCAGTCATCACCCGCAAGATAAATCTGCCATCAGCACCAACCGGATCCATACTATCAAAGTAAAATCCGAAGAGGAGATTCTAATAGGTACCATTGAAGGGATTAGTCTGTTTAATCCTGCCAAAGGCACATTTACAAATCATCATACCTCTGCGGTTTGGTTCCTGGAAGTTGACCAAAAGGGGATCATCTGGGCAGGGACTTCCGATGGAGTGTTTTACCAGGAAAGCATAAATGACGCACAAAAGCCTTTAATGGCCAAACATCTTGAATACCCGAAAGGTGAATGGGTCACCGTCATTTATTTAGACAGCATGCAACGCTTATGGATCGGAACGCGTGACCACGGTCTCTTTAGGCACGATATAAAAAATAACCATACCGAATGGATCAATAATGTGAGTTCCAATGAAGGCATACGCTTTACACCGACACAAATAAGATCCATCACCGAAGACGCCAAAGGCAATATTTGGGTCGGTACCAGGGAAAGCGGGTTATATATGTTCAGAAATGGAGAAAATAATTTTGAGCCGTATCCATACAAAATGTTTGATGGCAGTATCCGGGGAATGACAGTGGATGATCTGAACAACCTTTGGCTGGTGACACACAGGAATATTTTTCGGCTTGGTCCAGCTACAGGTGAACTATCGAAATTCGGGAAGGAATACGGTCTTTACGGAATACATACCGCATTAAAAACCAAAGAAGGCACGTTGCTTTTCGGTGGAGATCATAGGGTCCTATCCTATGGCCCCAACGACCAATTAGGAAAAAGATCTCCATCAAAGGTTAGCGTTAAATCAATCACACGACCCGCAGGGTCAGGTAAAGAGGGAGAGGAAAACAACTATCAGTTTTCATTCCGCAAACCATTGACTTTCGAATTCTTTATTGATGATTACGCTTCGCCCGAAGAAAACATTTACACCTACCAGTTGACCAATATAGACAAAGATTGGTCACAGCCCGGTCAAAACCAAAGGGTTTCCTACGCTAACCTGAGCCCCGGTCACTACACATTCATGGTAAAAGGAGCAGATGCCTCGGGCACCTGGTCAGAAAATGTGGCGACCATTGATTTTACTGTACTGGCCCCCTGGTGGCTCACGGTCTGGGCCAAGATCGGTTATCTACTTGCAGCCATCGCTCTCGGTTATACCACCTACCAGATCCTGGCCTTCAGGTCAAAGAAAAGAAGGGAACTCAAAAAACTAACCTATGAAAAGGAGCAGTCAGAACTTCTCACTCAACACAAACTGAGGTTCTTCACCAATATCTCCCATGAGCTACGGACCCCTCTTACGGTCATGATACCTTCCGCTGAGAAAATCTCTGGAAGCCAGTCATTGTCTGGAGAAGAGCTGGCCAAGCACGGGAATATAATCAAGCGTTCTGCCAATGCATTGTTTTCGCTGGTAGACGAACTGATCCAGTTTAAACGGATAGAAGAAGGTGCTCATAAGTTTGCTCCTGGCAAAACTAATATTGGGAACCTATCTTCCCGGATATTTGATGACCTGGACCCAGCTGCCGAAGAAAAGAATATTGACTATGACCTCAAAATTGAAGATATAGAAAAAGAGCTCTGGATCGATCAGAAGATCTTCGAAAAAGTGCTGAAAAACCTGATCTTTAATGCCATCAAATACACCCCAAAGTCAGGTCGTGTCCAGGTTAAGATCAGTATGGAAAAAACTGTTCCCGATTCACTGGCCGATCTGAGAATTGATGTTATTGACAATGGTATTGGGATATCAGAAGTCGACAAGGTACATATTTTTGACCGGTTTTACCGGACCGAACAGGGTTCAGGTTTTGCCAGAGGAACAGGGATAGGGCTCGACCTGGTAAAAAACCTGGTCGCATTGCATCATGGTACCATTGATGTAGAAAGTGATAAAGGCAAAGGAAGCCATTTCACTGTGAAACTGCCTGTACAAAAGCCTGTTCACAACCTGATGGATACTGAACCTGATATTGATCCGACCTTTGGGTCCGAAAATGGATTCCAGGATGACTTCCACGAGCAGACAGAAGACCATATCCTAATCGTAGAAGATGATGCTGAAATACTGTCCATGCTCCAGGAATTGTTTTCCAAAAACCATCGGTTAACCGTTGCGAAAAATGGTCTGGAAGGAATGGAAAAAGCCTTGGAGTACCCTCAGCCCAACCTGATCATCAGTGATGTGCTTATGCCTGAAATGAACGGATATGAATTGTGTACCGTGATCAAGAAAAATTTCAAAACAAGCCATATTCCAGTACTTCTGCTCACGGCCAAAAGCTCCATTTCTGATGAACTGGAGGGTCTTGGATCCGGAGCAAACGCCTATGTCACAAAGCCCTTTTACCCCAAGGTACTCATAGCCAAAGTGGATAATCTTCTGAAAAACCAAAAACTGCTAAAGAAACGGTTTGCCAGGGAAGCCCAATTAAATCCGTCTGAAATCGATATTCCCGATCCGGATAAGGAATTGTTGACTCGTTGTGTCAGGATCATTGAGGAAAACATTCAGGATCAGGATTTCAGCGTAGAAAATCTGGCGAGGGAAGCCGGTTTGAGCAGGACCCAGTTATTTAGAAAACTGAAATACCTGGTAGGCGTATCTGCTTCCGAGCTGATTTATTCCATTCGCCTGAAGCGGGCTTCAGAACTGTTGAAATCCGGGAAGTTTACCGTTTCAGAAGTAGCTTATGAGACAGGTTTTTCTACGCCAAGCTCATTCAGCAATACTTTCAAAAAGCATTTTAAGGTTTCTCCCAGGGAATTTATTGAAAACAAAGGCGAAATCTAG